From Oreochromis niloticus isolate F11D_XX linkage group LG14, O_niloticus_UMD_NMBU, whole genome shotgun sequence, one genomic window encodes:
- the LOC112842090 gene encoding uncharacterized protein LOC112842090, protein MQDNLVFSGEDAETTVKNFIKTLLKLPEDTVKNIAFDRVVRIGPMRAANPPREPKLRIIQKPKKQKLEYNEITNSKNQNTNHWVDDPGILTVPPLKGWLPDSPNQNTKNEKQPNQGGRWGKQDGGLETNQTRSQKQKKAQTPEPGKQHNKTHSRPGGRRPKSPNPGSSGGRPGGRRHKSPEKSSGGRPGGRHRRRRSRSGGRPGGRHRRRRSRSGGRPGGRHRRRRSRSGGRPAGGTGGDGAGQEAGHDGEDIQSLAWKAAGQDVQDEQAGQDVQAGQDVQEKPELDEQVTAKPKPEPDQATEKQKPEPDQATEKQKPEPDQARMKP, encoded by the exons ATGCAAGATAATCTTGTATTTTCTGGAGAGGACGCGGAGACCACGGTGAAAAACTTCATCAAAACCCTcctgaagctgccggaggacacCGTAAAGAACATCGCCTTTGATAGAGTCGTTCGCATCGGCCCCATGCGGGCTGCG AACCCACCCAGAGAACCTAAACTAAGAATAATccaaaaacccaaaaagcaaaaactagaatataatgaaataacaaactcaaagaaccaaaacacaaaccactgGGTCGATGACCCAGGGATCCTAACAGTACCCCCCCTTAAGGGCTGGCTTCCAGACAGCCCAAACCAGAACACCAAAAACGAAAAACAACCCAACCAGGGCGGGCGGTGGGGGAAACAGGACGGAGGGCtcgaaacaaaccaaacaaggagccaaaaacaaaaaaaggcccAAACACCGGAGCCCGGAAAGCaacataacaaaacacaca gccggcccggaGGACGACGGCCCAAGAGTCCAAACCCGggcagttcagggggccggcccggaGGACGACGGCACAAGAGTCCAGAAAaaagttcaggaggccggccgggcgggaggcaccggcggcgacggagcaggtcaggaggccggccgggcgggaggcaccggcggcgacggagcaggtcaggaggccggccgggcgggaggcaccggcggcgacggagcaggtcaggaggccggccggcgggaggcaccggcggcgacggagcaggtcaggaggccggccacgaCGGCGAGGACATCCAGTCATTGGCCTGGAAAGCGGCCGGACAGGACGTGCAGGACGAGCAGGCTGGACAGGACGtgcaggccggacaggacgtgCAGGAGAAGCCAGAGCTGGACGAGCAGGTGACGGCGAAGCCGAAGCCAGagccggaccaggcgacggagaagcagaagccagagccggaccaggcgacggagaagcagaagccagagccggaccaggcgaggatgaaGCCGTAG